GGCCGACACCCACATCGGCGCCAACGTCACCGTCTATTCCGGCACCATCCTCGGCGAGCGCTGCGTGATCCACGCCGGCGCGGTGCTGGGCAGCGACGGCTTCGGCTACATCCGCAACCAGGAGACCGGCCGCTACGAGAAGTTTCCGCAGGTGGGCCGGCTCATCATCGGCGACGACGTCGAGATCGGCGCCAATGCCACCATCGACCGCGGCGCGCTCGACGCCACCATCATCGGCAACGGGGTGAAGATCGATAACCTGGTGCACGTGGCCCACAACGTCATCATCGGCGAGAACGTGGTGATCGCTGCCCAGACCGGCATCTCCGGCAGCTCCGCCATCGAGCACGACGTGGTCATCGCCGGGCAGGTGGGCATTGCCGACCACGTGGTCATCGAAGCCGGGGCCGTCCTCGGCGCGCAGTGCGGCATCCCGACCAAGAAAGTCATCCGCGGCAAGGGCGAGACCTTCTGGGGCACGCCCGCGCGGCCCCTGCGCGGCTACCTGAAGGAGCTGGCCGCCCTGGCCCGCCTGGCGAAGAAGGAGCCCTGATGGCCATCGTGGTGGTGGGCGGGCACTCCCGCAGCGTGGGCAAAACCAGCGTGGTGGCAGGCCTCATCGCCGCCTTGCCCGAGCTGCGCTGGACCGCGGTGAAGATCACCCAATTCGGCCACGGCATCTGCGCCAACGGCTCGGATTGCGACTGCGCGAGCGACGTCCATACGCATCGCATCGAAGAGGAGCGCGACCGCAGCGGCGAGAGCGACAGCTCGCGGTTCCTGGTGGCGGGCGCCGAGCGCTCGCTGTGGGCACGCACTAAGCAGGGACGGTTGGCCGAGGCCATGCCGGATCTGCGGCGCGCGCTGACCGGCGCTCAAAACGTCATCATCGAATCCAACAGCGTGATGCAGTTCCTGCGTCCCGACCTCTATCTCACCGTGCTGGATTACGCCAACAAGGACTTCAAGGCTTCGGCCCGAACATTCCTCGACCGGGCGTCGGCGGTGATCCTGAACGAGCCGGCAGGGCGGAGTCCCGTCTGGGAAGATGTCTCGCTGAAATTGATCCAGGGAAAACCGGTGTTTCGGGTGCGGCCGCCGCTGTACGTCACGCCGGAGATCGTAGAGTTTGTGCGCCGGCGCCTGGCTCCGCTCCGGGCGGCCCGCTGATCCCCACCTAGCCCACCTGATAGAGCTGCTCTCCTGCTTTGACCTCGACCTCCAGCTCCACCTTTCCGTACTGGCTGAAGTACTTGAGAGTGCGGCGGTAGCAGCGCTGGTGCTCCAGGTCGAAGGCGATGCACGACTCGATAGGCAGGGAATAGATATGCAGGCTGATCGCGCCCGCCCTGGCCGGGTCGGTGTTCTCGATCTGGTGGATGGTCTGCAGCTTGTCCACAGTGGAGATGCCGCCATCCACGTGGCAATGCTCGGTGGCGCAGCGCTCCAGCTCGATGCGCGTGGCCCCGCCCAGACAGTCGATGCCCACCACGTTCTGGTTCTCCGGCGCGTTGCAGCTCAGATACTTGTAGTTGTGGACGGCCAGCTCTCCCTGAGCGATGTCCATCCAGCCGAGCTGGCCGTTGTGCGTATGGACCGCGGTCTTCTGCCCGGGCTTCCAGCAGATGATCATCACCTCGAACAGCTTGTCGCGATAGATCAGGTTGCGGGTATAGAAGTCGTCGCGGAAAAAGCTGTAAGGCCGCAGGGAATCGGCGCTCAGGCGGTTGGCGTCCACGAATTTGCGCACCTCTTCCTTGGTGATGAGGTGCGCCTCGAATCGCTTGAGCCCTTCCACCAGGTCTTCGACGGTGGTACGCAGCGGGTGGGACATTCGCTAGAGAATAGCCTCGGCTCTGTAGGATGACAAGAGCGCATCCGGTAGGATGTTCATCCGGCAGAAAAGCGTTGCTGCCGCTTGCACATGCGCGACTTCGAGATCCTCTTCGACCACAGCGAGCCCGCCGCACTGGACGACCCGGCCTACCGTCCCTACGGGCCGCTCGGCTTTCCCGAGCCGCCCGTGGAACGCCCGTGGACGTTTTCCAACTTCGTGCAGTCGCTCGACGGCATCGCCTCGCTGAGGGGGAAGTACGCCTCGGGCTCGCACATCGCGCCGTCGGTCG
This region of Terriglobales bacterium genomic DNA includes:
- a CDS encoding cysteine dioxygenase family protein; its protein translation is MSHPLRTTVEDLVEGLKRFEAHLITKEEVRKFVDANRLSADSLRPYSFFRDDFYTRNLIYRDKLFEVMIICWKPGQKTAVHTHNGQLGWMDIAQGELAVHNYKYLSCNAPENQNVVGIDCLGGATRIELERCATEHCHVDGGISTVDKLQTIHQIENTDPARAGAISLHIYSLPIESCIAFDLEHQRCYRRTLKYFSQYGKVELEVEVKAGEQLYQVG
- the lpxD gene encoding UDP-3-O-(3-hydroxymyristoyl)glucosamine N-acyltransferase, coding for MRSLAEASGARIVGDPAREIQGIASIESATADDIVFADDQERFQRALASKAGAVVAGEFATGAAGAKPLLIGRQPRIVFSRVAAVIQPRRRPEPGIHSTAIVHDLHGIGKLVRIGPHVVIGENTTVADRASIAAGTYVGANAKIGADTHIGANVTVYSGTILGERCVIHAGAVLGSDGFGYIRNQETGRYEKFPQVGRLIIGDDVEIGANATIDRGALDATIIGNGVKIDNLVHVAHNVIIGENVVIAAQTGISGSSAIEHDVVIAGQVGIADHVVIEAGAVLGAQCGIPTKKVIRGKGETFWGTPARPLRGYLKELAALARLAKKEP